In Erigeron canadensis isolate Cc75 chromosome 8, C_canadensis_v1, whole genome shotgun sequence, the DNA window catccaaatttgatgcataacagccccatactcatttttttcatttatatattatcatgAGGTTGAAGTATACGAGAAGCTAAGCAGTGTGGTATCGTACATGACTACACGGTTTCTAGTTGGCTTGCAAGAAAGGTGATATTGTTTGACATAATGATTGGTTAAAAAAGTGGTGTTCACAGCAACTTATCTCACATGAGATGTTTATCCACACTTCTATACAAAATTCATagatactcgtatataaaattaaatgattCACAATAAGACTAGAACAGATTTACTTGTTACGAGATACTCGTATATAAGATAAAGAGGCAAATATAAAAGCATCTATATTAAACCTTTTGtttatttcattataaaaatagagattaattttaagatataatgtctaaatatttaaaacttaaaaacatactTTCTTTTATTTCCATATAAAAGTTTATCTACAATCTTATTATTAGTATCCAAAAAAGTTGGCAGGCACATGAACAATTTATTGTAGGAGGCATTTATAATATACAATAAATGGCCTCTCTGGTAGGTGCTAACTATTAACAAACCTGAAACTCATCCACatagtttcattttcattttaattacgagtattagttatttgcattttattttatttttaatttttgtaaattCCATATTGTATTTACTTGATCACAATAATTTTCAGCTTTTTGTGATGTTAGGTAATTGTAAACTCCATTTGTCGTAGTCATCATCATTATGAACCCTTATATTAGCTAGAAAGTTTCTTTctatttaaagttgtttttaattactgaaaacacatatacatactaCTAGCACGGTACTCGCACAATATGACGGTAGTTATGGCGGTGACGTTGTGGTGGTGGGGGTGACTGTTGGTGGTGAAGACGGCGTCGAGTGTTGTAAAtaactgatgtaaaagtaattgatttaaatggttaatggtgatatttaaaaaaaataaaagactgATTGTATAACTTAAGCATTTAAGGTATTTTAGACAATTTGCCCCATATAACTTTGAACATGAGaactttcttttataatatagtatagatatcgATATTTGTATGAGTTGTAGACTTATAGTTACTAAACGTCTTATCTTTTTCactagtttttaactttttaagttgAATACTTATTTtgcttttaatttataataagttttctttttctaacaaGACTACGCAATATTTTTCCACAAtatcttttgttttaattttgtatgataacttctttagaaaatcaatcaaaatgcAACAAATTAAACGATAGATATTATAAATCTAGCTGACaatcatataattaaataatgtatgttttaatatatatctaactaAAAAAACCAATCTTTATTTTAAGACATATATGCGGATGTGTGTTAATGATTACTAAGGAAATGTTTAATGTGTCTAAATAATATGGTGTTTCTAACAAGGAGAAATAGACAAATGACAAAATCAATGGtgagaattaaaaaatatataatccaTGTCTCAACAAATAAATTGAGGAGACAttttattaaacacattttaagtatatttattaatcaataatcataatatcatataatgACGTTATGCTATAAAAACAGATatttatactcttttataataattatcaacctTTTACTTTTGGAAAGTATTAAACAATGGTTAGATACAAaagtactaaattacccttaataaataccCCTTATGGAAATGATTAATAGAGATTACtaaatttgtccttaatgaattaattacattttaaactcttatcttgctaatttacactctaagtcattattttctaaaatatttccactatcacatttatatcaacttacacggttacaCCACTCAATATTAATTGTCGATGTCATTACCACCCGTCACTGATATCACTAAACCGTCATCGCATTGCGCAGATACCATGCTAGTAGCAAATAAAAACTCTAATAACTCATTGTTATATTACCAAAAGAGCACACATTTATGTTAGTTAATCTGATATAAAAACAACGTACAACTTCATATAGTCTTTTTTTCTTATCATAAACACTTTGACCGTGTAATTAACTAtgtttatcattatatatactcATCGCATAAACACTAACTCCATTAATTAGGCTGTGCTAATTAGTAGTAAGTACAACCTAACACATGTAACTAGCTTTATGTATGACAAATGACAAATCGACAATATGTAAGTAGCATGCATATAGAAATTTAGAAAATATGAAAAGCCCAAAAATGTGTAAATCAATCACCCTCCattgaaatatgaaaaaaaataaaaaaaaattacaagtgtagataatttattcaaaagagagaaaaaaaaaggaagatatataataacttgTGAAACACTTGGTATAGTCACAATCTAAATtgccaattttttttaacaatctagTAACGATCACGTACAGTCACCACTGTCAAAGCTCTTCATTTTCGATGCTTCTAATGGTGTGGCCATAGAATCGTGTGTGACAACCCCACAGAAGTAAACTTTCTTTCAGTGTACGTACTTTAATATCACTTTGATATATATTCACACAAATTCACATTCTCCACGTCACGTACTTGCGATCAATATTTGGCAATATTATGAGTAGTGGGTGGCAACTCTCGTGGGTGAAGGTCTACCTTAAGACCATATTTCATGAACAATGTTAGTGACATCTTTTGTTCGACACGATGTCCGGGCACCAACGTGAGGCGGTGTCTGAGTAACACCGCCGCAGCGATTGACTTCATTTGCAAATATGCCAAATCTTTTCCTAGACAAATTCTAGGACCAGCATTGAAGGAAACGAACCGGAATTGATCCTTGACCTCAAACTTTTTACCGTCCTCGGATAACCACCTTTCAGGCCTAAATTCGAGAACATCATCTCCCCATATAAACTTCATCCGACCGGTCGAGTATATTGAATAAGTGATGGCAGAACCGGCCGGGACAAATGTCCCATCTGGTAGGACGTCATCTTCGGCAACATGTTTTGAATCCTCTGGAACCGACGGATATAATCTGAGTGTTTCTGACAATGCTGCTTTTAAATACGTCAGCTTGTCTACTTCTTCGAAGACCAAAGGGTCTTCGAGCCAGTTGCACGTGTCAGCGCCACGTGATTCTGACAAAACCGTATAAAGTTCTGTCAGAATTTCCATTTCCACCCTCGGATTTTTAATCACAAGATAGAAAAACCAGCTAAGCGCGACCGATGATGTGTCACGTCCAGCTAAGATGAAATTCAGTGCCACGTGTTGTAGGAAGGTATTCGAGTATGCCTCTTTTTTCTTCATGAACCTAGATAACAAGTCATCATGAGGGGTCCCACCATCTACCTTATTAAGCAATTCAAGCTTACGTGTATTAATCACAGATGTCAAATACTTGTCAACATGACCCAAGCTTTGGCTCAGCTCGACTTCCATCCCAAGCCGAAGCCATTTCTTCAGCTTCCAAATACTCTCGGGTAAAATAAACCGTTGTAGCGTGGCTTCGGTGGCTCGATCAAAAGCCGTTGCAAAGCTATTTTCGGGCAAACCCGGGGATAACGTTTGCGGGTCTTTCCCAAAAGCCAAGCCACAAATGTTGTCAAAAGTGATCCGAAGCAACAGGTCTTGTAGATCAACCGGCTTACCTTCAAGCTGAGCCGTTTTCAAAATCGGGACAAACCTCAGCTTGATGGCTCGACTCACCCACCGAGCCATGGCTTGTCTGAGGGTCCGTGTGGTAAATTCCAGCGCAGCAGTCTTGCGCTGGAACAACCACGTGTCACCGTCGGAGTTAAAGATGCCTTCACCAAGTAGATCATGAAACACAGCTTGCCAAGTGGGGCCCTTGGGGTAATTATCGAACTTTGCCTTGAGTATGTGCTCGAGGTTTTTGGGATCGCACGTGACGGTCACGAGACCTTGTTTTCGTGCCAAAAAGGGGACAGGGGAAATGCAAGTTTGATAGGTGCCACCACATGTACGAAGATTGTCGGCAATCCAATCGTGCATGCGATTAGCGTTCTGAATCAAGCCCGGTAAGCTCCCAAAGACGGGCCATACACGTGGACCGGTTAATGAACGTGTTATAGACTTGAACCATACAACATATGCTACAATAAGAGATATAATCAGCCATCCGGTAGACGAGTCCATTTGACTAGCTAATACctacaaattaaataaaacaccACCTGCAGTACGTCGTAATACCAAACAACATTAACATTACAACGCCTACGAGTAGCTATTTATAAACTAATTTATCCATCCTAGCTAgttattattagaaaaaagctagcttaataataataataaataataatgtgtaATAGCATTGAATTAAGTGTGCTTACCGATATGTGGTGGTGTTAAATGGCTGGAAGAAGAGGGTAGAGGGTGGTGAGTGGATATATTGTAAAGATAGATAGTAGATATGGTTGggacgatatatatatatataatgatatggAGAGAAGTGAAGAAGAGAGATGAGTGATTTATATAAGGAACAaggaaacaatatatatatatatatatatataataccaaattaattaaagagaaagGAGGCTATTAATGAGGTAGCCAGGACTTCGATCCTGTACTATACAAAtctatctctctctatatatatatatactaacattaACAAATAATTCAACAAAAGCTCAATATATTCTATCTTACTAAAACATGtggaaaaaaatcaaaatataatatgaaacacaacaaaaaaaattttaaaaaatcaaataatacaAAACCCATATGCATAAGATTATCcgtatagtgtatatatataaagtttcgCATAGACTAAGACTGTATTGTTTAGTTAACTTAAAagtggaaagaaaagaaaaggggaGAAGATAATTATCTCAAAAATGAGAGGAAAAGTCTTGAAGCAAAAACAACTACACTCTCTCCTCTTATCCTCTCCACTCCTTTCCTTTTCGCACTTAGGTCGGTTCTTATAAAGCTTCCACGCCGCGTCTGGCGTGCATCCGACGCGAGAGAGGAGTCTGACGCTAGTAGCACCGGCGGCGTCTGGCGTGCGTctagaagagagagaaactgatgaatagtgttagacgtGGGTTATAAGCGGTTACTTATAAGGAGAGaccttaaaaataatttttaattgattattttTCCTCTCCATATATATGATATGGTATTAGTATATTATGTCTATATATTACATACATCATTATCAACAATTGTAAAGTTATATAGATGTAAATAGTTTTGCGTAATAAATATGTGtgaatgtgtgtgtatatatatgttatgtctTTGAAGGATGATACAAAAGTAATTGCGTATTTAACTTTGTTGAATCTTTTGGACGATAATATTGCATTGAATTTCATGTAGGAGTAATGGTTCTAGCTTCTAAGCAATAGTAATTCCTTGTCAAGtcattcatttttctttttacctttttaatggtTATTTAGAATTATTAACAGACAATTGTAGTATCATTGTTATCAACGGAATCCCATCATAGGTTAGGTTAGAGTGACCGAATATGAAAAAcctcattttttaaaatcttatataGGACATGAATTTATGGTATCTCCATTGTTCAAATCACCATTTAATTAGTGTCTAAACTCAGCCACTTATAATTACACTACAAACACTATTGTATTTGTTCACACATTTAAGtgaatgtgaacaaattaaaaattttgtcatgctttttagtgtgtagaaatatattaagttaaaagTGTATGGacatttctacacactaaaaagtgtgtggaaataaaagttcacactaaaaagtgtgaacttttagtgtgaagaaattttcacacatttttttttcaaaatatttatacacactaaaaagcgtgacaaaatttttaatttgtacacACTTAcctaaaaatgtgaacaaatgcaatatgatttgtagtgtTACCATCAAGTCATTTAATATTTGGGTTTTGATAATTTGTGTTTCTTGGACATTACTAATTAGCTAAATAATCGAcactaattaaaatatataaatttgtaatacacatacatattaaaaaatatgcatGAATAGTAAAACATCATATGGGGTGTATGCTACCCGAACCACATACATTTTGCCATATAAATCCTTTTTCAAAAtgctttttaaagttaaaattaagcTTAAGCTAAATTGATATTTGTAATATAATAAAGTTACATCATTGGATCGTAGCTAAACTAGTATCAATTTTGTAATTGCTCATGGATTTACCGAGTGTCTTTTGGTGTATAACAATTCTGCTGTTCGAATTGAATTCGCCTCTTGCATACCTTATCAAAATAGAACAATTGTCGGGGGCAACTAGTACTTACGGATGGAGAATAGTGCCAAAGGTACTCGAGGTCAAGGACTATATATGTCTCGGTTCATTTACAACTTTAAAATGATTTAAagttatctatacttttatattataaatcaaatcttcttttgaattttattgaacttcaatttcaatattgattttaactTTCAATAATACATCAAAACTATATTACATTAATAGCCTAAACTACtcgtcaccgccgccgccgtcACCACCGTTATTTCCGCGCACCACCACAACTTGTCACCGCCATATCGTACGGACATAACTCTATTTACTATATAAAGTAAATGAATCTTCTCTTATctactaaaaaaaaacttaaactgCTTAATTTATCCCTTTATTTTTGCTTACCCATAacaattaaacattaaattcCCTATAAATTTTTGATACCCTTAATGAAactaatttacaacatatatcccttattttttaaaatatattaccATTTT includes these proteins:
- the LOC122611330 gene encoding cytochrome P450 86A22-like, with protein sequence MDSSTGWLIISLIVAYVVWFKSITRSLTGPRVWPVFGSLPGLIQNANRMHDWIADNLRTCGGTYQTCISPVPFLARKQGLVTVTCDPKNLEHILKAKFDNYPKGPTWQAVFHDLLGEGIFNSDGDTWLFQRKTAALEFTTRTLRQAMARWVSRAIKLRFVPILKTAQLEGKPVDLQDLLLRITFDNICGLAFGKDPQTLSPGLPENSFATAFDRATEATLQRFILPESIWKLKKWLRLGMEVELSQSLGHVDKYLTSVINTRKLELLNKVDGGTPHDDLLSRFMKKKEAYSNTFLQHVALNFILAGRDTSSVALSWFFYLVIKNPRVEMEILTELYTVLSESRGADTCNWLEDPLVFEEVDKLTYLKAALSETLRLYPSVPEDSKHVAEDDVLPDGTFVPAGSAITYSIYSTGRMKFIWGDDVLEFRPERWLSEDGKKFEVKDQFRFVSFNAGPRICLGKDLAYLQMKSIAAAVLLRHRLTLVPGHRVEQKMSLTLFMKYGLKVDLHPRELPPTTHNIAKY